One genomic segment of Arthrobacter sp. zg-Y1110 includes these proteins:
- a CDS encoding YegP family protein, producing the protein MSGYFKLVDAHEGSFRIKLIAGDGTLMAVSTTFETKQEAAAGIAQLREIAGTGPVVDQSRDSDVLGEAKKSAPKAAAS; encoded by the coding sequence ATGTCGGGCTACTTCAAGCTGGTGGACGCCCACGAGGGAAGTTTCCGCATTAAGCTCATTGCCGGCGACGGAACGCTGATGGCAGTGTCCACGACTTTTGAAACCAAGCAGGAAGCAGCGGCTGGGATCGCGCAGCTGCGGGAGATTGCGGGAACAGGTCCTGTAGTCGACCAGAGCCGGGATTCGGATGTGCTGGGCGAAGCCAAGAAGTCGGCCCCTAAGGCAGCAGCCAGCTGA
- a CDS encoding FAD-binding dehydrogenase — translation MQPKDADVIVVGAGLAGLVATAELVDAGRSVILLEQEGSQGLGGQAWWSFGGLFLVDSPEQRRLRVKDSVELAWQDWLGTAGFDREEDYWPWKWAEAYVHFAAGEKRAWLQQMGHRIFPVVGWAERGGYGANGPGNSVPRFHITWGTGPGITAPFEAKVRDGVERGLVRFAFRHRLDDLVLTGGAVTGVRGSVLEPTTAPRGTASSRKVVGDFEFSASAVVITTGGIGGDHDAVRAAWPRRMGPAPTNMLSGVPEHVDGRGIGIAQAAGGRVINPDRMWHYVEGIRNWDPVWKNHGIRILPGPSSLWLDAAGNRLPVPLFPGFDTLGTLEHLRRSGSDYSWFILNKAIIRKEFALSGSEQNPDLTGKSVRDVLKRATAGVPAPVQAFLDHGEDFITANSVEELVAGMNLLAKGSSVHGDAPELSAESVRHELESRDREIRNPFTKDSQVTAIRGARTYLGDRLIRTAAPHRILDPKAGPLIAVRLSVLTRKTLGGLETDLQSRVLADDGAPVPGLFAAGEAAGFGGGGMHGYRSLEGTFLGGCLFSGRAAGRAAAG, via the coding sequence ATGCAGCCAAAAGACGCGGACGTCATTGTTGTTGGAGCCGGGCTCGCCGGCCTGGTAGCCACAGCCGAACTCGTGGACGCCGGACGCTCGGTGATCCTGCTTGAGCAGGAGGGATCCCAAGGGCTGGGCGGCCAGGCGTGGTGGTCCTTTGGCGGGCTTTTCCTGGTGGATTCGCCTGAACAGCGCAGGCTCCGGGTGAAGGACTCCGTGGAGCTTGCCTGGCAGGACTGGCTGGGCACCGCGGGTTTTGACCGCGAGGAGGATTATTGGCCGTGGAAGTGGGCCGAAGCGTACGTGCATTTCGCCGCAGGGGAGAAGCGGGCGTGGCTGCAGCAGATGGGGCACCGGATCTTCCCGGTGGTGGGCTGGGCCGAGCGCGGCGGATACGGCGCCAACGGACCAGGGAACTCCGTTCCGCGCTTCCACATCACCTGGGGCACGGGGCCGGGGATCACCGCGCCTTTCGAGGCCAAGGTGCGCGACGGCGTCGAACGCGGGCTGGTGCGTTTCGCGTTCCGCCACCGTCTCGATGACCTGGTCTTGACCGGGGGAGCCGTGACCGGCGTGCGCGGCAGCGTCCTGGAGCCGACGACGGCGCCGCGCGGCACCGCGTCCAGCCGCAAGGTCGTCGGGGACTTCGAATTCAGTGCCTCCGCCGTGGTGATAACCACCGGTGGCATCGGCGGGGATCATGATGCCGTCCGGGCAGCGTGGCCCCGGAGGATGGGACCTGCGCCCACGAACATGCTCAGCGGGGTGCCCGAGCATGTGGACGGGCGGGGCATCGGAATTGCCCAGGCTGCCGGCGGGCGGGTGATCAACCCGGACCGCATGTGGCATTACGTGGAAGGAATCCGGAACTGGGACCCGGTTTGGAAGAACCACGGAATCCGCATCCTGCCCGGTCCGTCCTCGCTGTGGCTGGACGCGGCCGGAAACCGCCTGCCGGTGCCGTTGTTTCCGGGTTTCGACACCCTGGGCACCCTGGAGCACCTGCGCCGCAGCGGCTCCGACTACAGCTGGTTCATTTTGAACAAGGCGATCATCCGCAAGGAATTTGCGCTTTCCGGTTCCGAACAGAATCCGGACCTCACCGGAAAATCAGTCCGGGACGTCCTGAAGCGGGCCACGGCCGGAGTGCCTGCCCCCGTCCAGGCGTTCCTGGACCACGGTGAGGACTTCATTACCGCCAATTCCGTCGAGGAGCTCGTTGCCGGCATGAACCTGCTGGCCAAAGGTTCGTCCGTGCATGGCGACGCGCCGGAACTGTCGGCGGAGTCGGTGCGGCATGAACTGGAATCCAGGGACCGGGAAATCCGCAACCCGTTCACGAAGGATTCGCAGGTGACCGCCATCCGCGGGGCACGCACCTATTTGGGGGACCGGCTGATCCGCACCGCTGCACCCCACCGCATCCTGGATCCGAAGGCTGGACCGCTGATCGCCGTGCGCTTGTCCGTATTGACCCGCAAGACCCTCGGCGGGCTGGAGACGGACCTGCAGTCCCGGGTCCTGGCCGACGACGGCGCCCCGGTCCCCGGCCTTTTCGCAGCAGGGGAGGCCGCCGGTTTCGGCGGCGGTGGAATGCACGGCTACCGCTCGCTGGAAGGGACGTTCCTCGGTGGGTGCCTGTTCAGTGGAAGAGCTGCCGGCCGGGCTGCGGCCGGCTAA